The Desulfoscipio gibsoniae DSM 7213 genome contains a region encoding:
- a CDS encoding ABC transporter ATP-binding protein, which translates to MTMDVLMRLDRVTKTYHMGEITVNALRETSLDVYQGEILVILGPSGSGKSTLLNIMGGMDLPTTGEMLFLNENLSLAGDKRLTNYRRNEIGFVFQFYNLIPDLTARENVELAADLVDEPLDVLDVLKDVGLADRMDHFPSQMSGGEQQRVSIARAAVKNPRLLLCDEPTGALDYQTGKLILALLVKINRDRGSTVVIVTHNTPIGDMAHRVVRMRDGAIADIRENVTPLPPERIEW; encoded by the coding sequence ATGACCATGGATGTACTGATGAGGCTTGACCGGGTAACCAAAACATACCATATGGGCGAAATAACGGTTAATGCCCTGAGGGAAACTTCCCTGGATGTTTATCAGGGTGAAATACTGGTGATTTTGGGGCCCAGCGGTTCGGGCAAAAGCACTTTGCTGAACATCATGGGCGGAATGGATCTTCCCACCACCGGGGAGATGCTTTTTTTGAACGAAAATCTCAGCTTGGCCGGTGACAAGCGGTTAACTAATTACAGAAGAAATGAAATCGGTTTTGTGTTTCAGTTTTACAACTTGATACCTGACCTGACGGCCAGGGAAAATGTGGAACTGGCCGCTGACTTGGTGGACGAGCCACTGGATGTGCTCGATGTACTCAAGGATGTGGGACTGGCCGATAGAATGGACCATTTCCCCTCCCAAATGAGCGGTGGTGAGCAGCAGCGGGTGTCCATCGCCCGGGCGGCGGTGAAAAACCCTCGCCTGCTGTTATGTGACGAGCCTACCGGCGCCCTGGATTATCAGACCGGGAAACTTATCCTGGCCCTGCTGGTTAAAATTAACCGGGATCGGGGCAGCACAGTGGTGATTGTCACCCATAATACCCCTATCGGGGATATGGCCCACCGGGTGGTGCGCATGCGGGACGGTGCCATAGCTGATATCAGGGAGAATGTCACTCCTCTGCCACCGGAAAGGATTGAGTGGTAA
- a CDS encoding fumarylacetoacetate hydrolase family protein: MYLVTFLFERQESLGVLTSDRQQIIPLETIIQQSTPGTMVEFIEMLSQDSAGNSDAYFEQLQKAADEKNGLSLNSVKVLAPIPRPPRGVICMGKNYQEHVQEIAEATKQAADIPKYPVYFHKIVDQAPGHQDNIPNHNAITKALDYEVELAVVIGKEGKNIPAEKAEEYIFGYTILNDITARDLQKRHQQWYKGKSLDGTCPMGPYLVHKSAIDFPPALNIQCYVNGELRQNDNTRNLIYDIPHIISDFSRGLTLKPGDIISTGTPSGVGMGFKPFKFLKSGDKIDCNIEQIGTLTNIVE, from the coding sequence TTGTATTTGGTAACTTTTCTGTTTGAGAGGCAAGAAAGTCTAGGGGTATTAACCAGCGATAGACAGCAAATCATACCCTTAGAAACCATTATTCAACAATCGACACCCGGTACCATGGTGGAGTTTATTGAAATGCTGTCACAAGATAGCGCCGGTAATAGCGACGCATATTTCGAGCAACTGCAAAAAGCAGCGGATGAAAAGAACGGCCTGTCATTGAACAGTGTAAAAGTTTTGGCGCCAATACCCCGCCCGCCGCGGGGCGTCATTTGTATGGGCAAGAATTATCAAGAACACGTCCAGGAAATAGCAGAGGCTACCAAACAAGCGGCGGATATACCCAAATACCCGGTTTATTTTCATAAAATAGTTGACCAGGCACCGGGCCACCAGGATAATATTCCCAATCACAACGCAATTACCAAAGCCCTTGATTATGAAGTGGAACTGGCCGTGGTTATCGGCAAAGAAGGTAAAAATATACCGGCTGAAAAAGCGGAGGAATACATATTTGGTTACACCATACTGAACGACATCACCGCCCGGGATTTGCAGAAACGGCATCAGCAGTGGTACAAGGGTAAAAGCCTGGACGGCACCTGCCCCATGGGACCTTATCTAGTCCACAAAAGCGCCATTGATTTCCCGCCTGCCTTAAACATACAGTGTTATGTAAACGGTGAATTACGGCAAAACGATAATACCCGCAATCTTATCTATGATATCCCCCACATTATCAGCGACTTTTCCCGAGGCCTAACGCTGAAACCGGGCGATATAATATCCACAGGCACTCCCTCGGGCGTGGGAATGGGGTTCAAACCTTTTAAATTTTTGAAAAGCGGGGATAAAATTGATTGTAATATTGAACAGATTGGCACACTAACAAATATTGTAGAATGA
- a CDS encoding M42 family metallopeptidase — translation MAVNINDALRNEIVDLLRELIPVAGVTGFEDAIREKIINLLEPTGLQMSTDHMGNLYGTVPGKKSGGTKLPRVMICAHMDEVGYVVSNIDAQGFIYLYPLGGIPEYLGPGEWVSLHTGSGVVQGSVGMHPPHLPVTGQREIFVDVGAQNKAEVLQMGISTGTPVTFTHSFYQLNENRVMGRCLDDRMGCAVLIALLNTLSTDPVEAEVTGVFSSTEEHGMPPGSGPSYVHGSRGALVAAMKIKPDFAVVVDSMVCSDIPGIPTHLRQISLGQGVALRLVDDLAIMRPPMRTFLKETAKSAGVTIQEGISRSYTDTSAIQLFDIPVATLGIPLRYAHAPAQIADINDLVQTTQFMKVIAQKAGQYLFNFNKK, via the coding sequence TTGGCGGTTAATATTAACGATGCGCTGAGAAATGAAATTGTCGATCTGCTGCGAGAGCTGATACCCGTAGCGGGTGTTACGGGGTTTGAGGATGCGATCAGGGAAAAAATTATAAATTTGCTGGAGCCCACCGGCCTGCAGATGAGCACTGATCATATGGGCAACCTTTACGGCACTGTGCCGGGCAAAAAAAGCGGCGGCACCAAACTTCCCAGGGTAATGATTTGCGCTCACATGGATGAAGTAGGTTATGTGGTCAGCAACATTGACGCCCAGGGGTTCATTTATCTTTATCCATTGGGCGGCATACCTGAATACTTAGGACCGGGTGAATGGGTGTCGCTGCATACCGGTTCAGGAGTCGTCCAGGGGAGTGTAGGCATGCACCCGCCTCACCTGCCGGTGACGGGACAGCGGGAGATTTTCGTGGACGTGGGAGCGCAAAACAAGGCTGAGGTACTGCAAATGGGGATTTCTACCGGCACGCCGGTAACCTTTACCCATAGTTTTTACCAACTCAACGAAAACCGGGTGATGGGCAGGTGTCTTGATGACCGGATGGGCTGCGCCGTTCTGATAGCCCTTTTAAACACGTTGTCTACTGACCCTGTTGAGGCCGAAGTCACCGGGGTGTTCTCCAGCACTGAAGAGCACGGCATGCCGCCAGGCAGCGGTCCATCCTACGTGCACGGGTCCCGCGGTGCTCTGGTTGCAGCCATGAAAATAAAACCGGACTTTGCCGTGGTGGTGGACAGCATGGTATGCAGCGATATACCCGGCATTCCCACCCACCTTCGCCAAATCAGCCTGGGTCAGGGTGTGGCGCTGCGCTTGGTGGACGATCTGGCTATTATGCGCCCGCCCATGCGCACCTTTTTAAAGGAAACGGCTAAATCAGCCGGTGTTACCATACAAGAAGGCATATCACGTTCTTATACCGACACGTCGGCAATCCAGCTTTTCGATATCCCGGTGGCAACCCTGGGTATACCTTTGCGCTATGCCCATGCTCCCGCCCAAATAGCCGACATTAATGATCTGGTGCAAACAACACAATTTATGAAGGTCATTGCGCAAAAAGCCGGGCAATATTTGTTTAATTTTAATAAAAAATAA
- a CDS encoding small, acid-soluble spore protein, alpha/beta type, producing the protein MARRRGSIMSDKLKMELAGELGVADIVRAEGGFGSVSSRDCGNMVRLAIQRAEQSMV; encoded by the coding sequence ATGGCCAGAAGGCGCGGCAGCATTATGTCGGACAAGCTGAAGATGGAGTTAGCCGGAGAACTTGGGGTTGCCGATATTGTACGTGCAGAAGGCGGTTTCGGCAGTGTTTCGTCAAGGGACTGCGGTAATATGGTCCGCCTGGCTATACAAAGGGCAGAACAGTCAATGGTTTAG
- a CDS encoding iron-containing alcohol dehydrogenase, with protein sequence MNRINMNISKFVAPEIIFGLDAIGQVGESALRLGAKKIFVVTDYGVKNHSWVNKVLQYLDQAGLECQVWYDITSNPKDTEVARGAEEYLASECDAIVAVGGGSPIDAAKAMAIIATNGGQIQDYEGINKITRPLPPMLMVPSTAGSGSEVSQFAIIVDKQRKKKIAIISRSLVPDIAIIDPQLLQTKDAQLTAATGVDALSHAIESYVSLAANQLTDVRAIEAIRLIAENLRESVACRTNMQAKSAMAMASLQAGLAFSNAILGATHAMTHQVDGLLDLHHGETNAILLPHVMEFNLISCADKYRQVAIAMGENVTGLNKQDAAQRAISAVRRLARDIGIDYGLSAMGFREEYIPELSKNALHDACIITNPRDANADDLARIFYKAL encoded by the coding sequence ATGAACAGGATCAATATGAATATTAGCAAATTTGTTGCACCGGAAATAATCTTCGGCCTGGATGCCATCGGCCAGGTGGGAGAAAGTGCGCTGCGCCTGGGCGCCAAAAAGATTTTTGTAGTTACAGACTACGGTGTAAAAAACCACAGCTGGGTGAATAAAGTTTTGCAATACCTGGATCAGGCGGGATTAGAATGCCAGGTATGGTATGACATAACCAGCAACCCCAAGGATACCGAAGTGGCCAGGGGGGCCGAGGAATACCTGGCCTCTGAATGCGATGCCATAGTAGCCGTGGGTGGCGGAAGTCCAATAGACGCGGCCAAGGCCATGGCCATCATTGCTACCAACGGCGGCCAAATCCAGGATTATGAGGGTATCAATAAAATCACCCGGCCGCTGCCACCCATGCTTATGGTACCTTCCACCGCAGGTTCAGGCTCTGAGGTATCCCAGTTCGCCATTATAGTAGACAAGCAGCGCAAGAAAAAAATAGCCATCATATCCAGATCCCTGGTGCCGGACATTGCCATTATCGACCCGCAACTACTGCAAACCAAGGATGCACAGCTTACTGCAGCCACCGGAGTAGATGCCCTGAGCCACGCCATTGAATCTTATGTTTCACTGGCTGCCAACCAGTTAACTGATGTCCGGGCCATAGAGGCCATAAGATTAATAGCCGAAAATCTGAGAGAATCAGTGGCCTGCCGGACCAATATGCAGGCTAAATCCGCCATGGCTATGGCCAGTTTGCAGGCCGGCCTGGCCTTTTCCAATGCCATATTAGGTGCTACCCATGCCATGACCCACCAGGTGGACGGCCTGCTTGATCTGCACCATGGGGAAACCAATGCTATTTTGCTGCCCCATGTCATGGAATTTAACTTAATATCCTGCGCAGATAAGTACCGACAAGTAGCTATAGCCATGGGCGAAAACGTAACCGGCCTCAACAAACAGGACGCGGCCCAAAGGGCCATTAGCGCTGTGCGTCGCCTGGCACGGGATATCGGTATCGACTACGGGCTTTCCGCCATGGGCTTCAGGGAGGAGTATATACCCGAGCTGAGTAAAAACGCCCTGCATGATGCCTGTATCATAACCAACCCCAGGGACGCCAATGCTGACGATTTAGCCCGCATTTTTTATAAGGCTTTGTAA
- a CDS encoding GAF domain-containing sensor histidine kinase, whose amino-acid sequence MENQHLINEKKYLIEQLTGIHSSKINYYLEVKKRNEEIIKQNNRLEIIHQIIKDINIDMSLGDIIERVYQRLPLVIHCDFLGLALMQHSDLSMTAMIPDCDCTGRPVPFKSLLWHTVRERQSKVYSFSKEERTAQDCPPINQLNLVSLALDPLIVKSNVIGVLMIGSQRENAYTEDEVKFTRQLADQLTICIENARLYEQVLHGKMEWEETFRSLTDPILLIDQNYNIIRCNNQLEGLPGQINGEPEKSKCYRYVWGRDEKCEFCLMDEVYQNQAPAYRRIQLESGKTFDVHYYPVFKPNREIYSVIHHTKDITEQIKMEAQLTQSDKLAAIGEMAAGVAHELNSPMTAIIGNSQMIMRDGGIDESNAELLQDIINCGLRCKRIIQNLLTFSRQDQRPMARTNLNKVVESVLSLVQYQINRNNVAIKLNLDTNLPDVLANEQQLDQVLVNLLLNARDALENSPRDKQITITTELRKTDAGEYVTVKVTDNGEGIPAEHIMKIFNPFFTSKEANRGTGLGLSVSLGIAEAHGGTIEVNSTPGQGSCFTLFIPVNC is encoded by the coding sequence ATGGAAAATCAGCATTTAATTAATGAAAAAAAGTATCTAATCGAACAACTCACCGGCATTCATTCCTCCAAAATAAATTATTACCTGGAAGTTAAAAAAAGAAATGAAGAAATTATCAAGCAAAATAACCGTTTAGAGATTATACATCAAATCATCAAGGATATTAATATAGATATGTCGCTGGGGGATATCATCGAGCGAGTATACCAGCGCCTGCCGTTAGTTATTCACTGCGACTTTTTGGGTTTAGCACTGATGCAGCACAGTGATTTATCTATGACAGCCATGATTCCCGACTGCGACTGCACTGGCCGCCCGGTACCATTTAAATCTTTACTCTGGCATACCGTGCGGGAGAGACAAAGCAAAGTATATTCCTTTTCCAAAGAGGAGCGCACAGCGCAGGACTGCCCGCCCATTAATCAGCTGAACCTAGTCTCCCTGGCTTTGGATCCACTGATTGTCAAAAGTAACGTAATTGGTGTGCTGATGATCGGCAGCCAAAGGGAAAACGCTTATACCGAGGATGAGGTCAAATTTACCCGGCAGCTGGCCGACCAACTGACTATTTGCATAGAAAACGCCCGTCTTTATGAACAGGTATTACACGGCAAAATGGAATGGGAAGAAACTTTTCGCTCTCTGACCGACCCAATTTTGTTAATTGACCAAAACTATAATATAATCCGCTGCAATAACCAACTGGAAGGATTACCGGGTCAAATAAACGGTGAACCGGAAAAAAGCAAATGTTATCGCTATGTATGGGGAAGAGATGAAAAGTGCGAATTTTGCCTGATGGATGAAGTTTATCAAAACCAGGCCCCTGCCTACCGCCGCATCCAATTGGAGTCGGGGAAAACATTTGATGTACATTATTATCCTGTATTTAAACCAAACCGTGAAATTTATTCGGTGATTCACCACACCAAAGACATTACTGAACAAATCAAAATGGAAGCGCAGCTGACACAGTCGGATAAACTGGCGGCTATCGGCGAAATGGCGGCCGGGGTGGCCCATGAGTTAAACAGTCCCATGACCGCAATTATCGGCAATTCCCAGATGATCATGCGGGATGGTGGTATTGACGAAAGCAATGCAGAACTTCTGCAAGATATCATTAACTGCGGACTGCGGTGTAAAAGAATCATTCAAAATTTACTCACCTTTTCCCGGCAGGACCAGCGGCCCATGGCCCGCACCAATCTGAACAAAGTGGTGGAAAGTGTACTTTCATTAGTTCAGTATCAAATTAACCGTAATAATGTGGCCATTAAGCTGAATCTTGATACAAATCTCCCGGACGTGCTGGCCAACGAACAACAGCTGGACCAGGTACTGGTCAATTTGCTGCTCAACGCCCGGGATGCACTGGAAAACAGTCCAAGGGACAAGCAAATCACCATCACCACCGAGCTCAGAAAAACCGATGCCGGCGAATATGTAACTGTCAAGGTAACAGATAACGGTGAGGGCATTCCAGCGGAGCATATTATGAAAATTTTTAACCCTTTTTTCACCAGCAAAGAGGCCAACCGGGGCACCGGGCTGGGTCTATCAGTCAGCCTGGGCATAGCCGAAGCCCACGGGGGCACCATCGAGGTGAACAGCACACCGGGACAAGGCAGCTGTTTTACTCTGTTTATCCCGGTAAACTGCTAG